The genomic segment CATTCAATTAATTGGAATAATGTTAGGTGCAATGGCAGGACGCGAGCTTCACAGCATGACCAGTTTATCGGGATTATGGGCTGAGCCATCTATTGGGATGCTTGAGCATTCCGGCACTTATTACATGAATGTCGGAATCGGCGCATTGTGCGGGGTCATTCTCGCGACCTTGGCAGCAAATCCGCTCATTCGTTTAATGCAGCGTGGTGCGGAGCAGACTTCGGCTATGCCGGTCAAGGATCTGCTTGCTAGTGCAGCAGGATTGTTCGTAGGGCTGCTGCTGTCGGTGCTGTTGTACCCGGCGGTGTCGGACATTGGAGGCATAGGTGTTATGCTGCCGGCCATTATGGCGCTGCTCTTCGGCTATCTGGGCGTGCGCATTGCTTGGAACAAGCGGGATGAGCTGACGGAAAAGCTGATTGAGCTGTGGAACCAGCGCAAAGCGGCTCCTGCTATCGATGAGACGAGCGGGTTCGAGGAGCATAAGATTTTGGATACGAGCGTCATTATTGATGGGCGGATCGCCGACATTTGCAAAACCGGCTTTATTGAGGGAACGCTGGTCATTCCTGAATTTGTGCTGGAGGAGCTGCAGCATATTGCCGATTCTTCGGACTTGCTCAAGCGCAACCGCGGCCGCCGGGGGCTGGACATTTTAAACAAAATCCAGAAAGAGCTTGATGTGCGCGTGCTTATCTATGAAGGAGATTTCGAGGAAATCAGCGAGGTGGACAGCAAGCTGGTGAAGCTGGCGAAGGCGCTGCATGGCAAAGTGGTAACGAATGATTTTAACCTGAATAAGGTGTGCGAGCTGCAAGGCGTATCTGTGCTCAACATTAACGATTTGGCGAATGCGGTGAAGCCAGTTGTGCTGCCGGGCGAAGAAATTATTGTGCAGGTCATTAAGGACGGCAAGGAGCATGGACAGGGTGTCGCTTATCTCGACGATGGCACGATGATCGTAGTAGAAGGCGGACGCGAATATATCGGCACAACGATGGAAGTGCTTGTAACGAGCGTGCTGCAAACATCTGCGGGACGGATGATTTTCGCAAAGCCGAAGCTGTTGGAAAAAGCACAGTAAAAAAGGTATGATAGAGGGGATACAATACCGGCACACAGATTTGAGGGGAATAGGGCATGGGGGCAAAATGGGGAGTTGTCGTCGTCGCGGCCGGACGCGGTTCGCGAATGGGGACAAAAGAAAGCAAGCAGTACCTGGAAATGCAGGGCAAGCCGATCATTGTACATACGCTTGAGCTGTTTGCTTCGCTTGATAACCTTGCTGAAATTATCGTCGTTGTCGGCGCTGATGATGTGGGGCGCGTGGGAGAGCTGGTCAAGCGCTTTGGCATTGCCAAGGTGAAGGCAGTTGTTGCAGGCGGCAGCGAAAGGCAGCACTCGGTGTACAGCGGCATTCAGGCGCTTTCGCCTGCGATAGAGTGGGTCATGGTGCATGATGGCGTGCGGCCGCTTGTGACGGCAGCTGCGGTCGGCGCCTGCTGCTCTGTGGCGGAGCGTGAAGGAGCGGCTGTGCTGGCAGTACCAGTGAAGGATACGATTAAACAGGTGGGCGATAACGGCTTGATCGTATCGACGCCTGACCGCCGAAGCTTGTGGGCGATTCAAACGCCGCAGGCTTTTCGTCGTGAACTGCTTGTGCGTGCGCATGAGCTGGCCCATGCAGAGGGTTTTCTGGGGACGGACGACGCGATGGTTGTCGAGCGAATGGGCGCACCGGTTGCCGTAGCGGAAGGCGATTATACAAATATAAAAATTACGACGCCTGAAGACTTGCCATGGGCGGAGTTTTTGCTCGCAAAGCGGGAGAGAGGGGAACGCTGACTATGATTCGTGTAGGACAAGGCTTTGACGTTCATCAATTGGTAGAAGGCAGGCCGTGCATTATCGGCGGTGTAACCATTCCATATGAAAAAGGGCTGCTAGGGCATTCCGATGCCGACGTGCTGCTGCATGCGATTACCGATGCGATTTTGGGCGCATTGGCGCTGGGCGATATCGGGAAGCATTTTCCCGATACGGACCCTGAGTTCAAGGATGCGGACAGCTTGAAGCTGCTTGTAAATATTTGGGGACTCGTCAAGGAGCGCGGCTATAAGCTGGGCAACATTGACTCGACCATTATTGCACAGCGTCCCAAGATGCTGCCCTTTATTCCGCAAATGGCGGAAATTATCGCAGGCGCCTTGGAGGCAGATGTGTCCCAGGTGAATGTGAAGGCGACGACGACGGAGCAGCTCGGCTTCACCGGACGAGGCGAAGGAATTGCGGCGCAATCCGTTGTTTGCCTGATTAAAGATGTGATATAATCGCAATAATTTTTTAGTGCTGGGATGGGAAAAAGACTTCTTCACGCTCTTGGTTTATCTAGGGTGTGTATGCAAACCAGAATCCGGATACTCATGCACAGGTAGCTTTGCTGCCAGAGGCTGGCGACAGCCGTTACGCTTGAAATATAGGAAAGCATATGATTTCGCCATACTTTCACTATATTTCTCGGCATGAAACGCGCCACGCCGCAAAATGACAGCGAAAGCCGTTTCACCTTGAGGACTGAAGTTCCGCTATTCTGGCTTTTGAGAGGATTTGAGGTCTTGGGCGGACAGGAAATCCGTTATGCCCTTGATTTTCCTGTCAAAATAACGATCGGAAGCACATTAGCGTACTCTGAGTCCGCGTCCTCTGCCATATCCCGTGTTTCGGCTGTAATAGCGGCTGCTGTGTCCGCATAAAGCCTATGGCCTATGCATGAAGCTGACTTTGGATACGCAGGCTTCTGCTCATGTTTGATGCTATAATCGATCAAGATTATAATGGCTTGCTTACGTTTGCATACATGTCCTAAAGTGTTTTGCTAAAGATATAGCAAAAGCATTTTGTTTAAGGCAAGGCGAAGGTTATATTTAGGAAACGCAGCAGGCTTTTTTTTAAGGAAAGCTTAGTAATAGCTGATTTACTGCAAGGATGTAAGAAGTAGGGTGAAAAAGTCGTAGTGGAGAGTAAAGGGGTTTCTGGAGAAGCGGTAGCGTTCGTTTAAAGCTTTCCGTAGGAAAGCAGCATCGTAAGCTTATGCTTTTGGCCCTGAGTTTCAACGGCCTAGCCGGTTAATTCAAGGAAACCCAGGGGTAATGGCGATCGGAAGCAAGCTCTTTTCGCGCAGCGCAGACTCTTTTTCACCCTACTTATCTTATGAGTTTGGCAGTACTAAAAGCGCAAGACTGCAAGCGACTAGGGAGGGGCGATTTACCAATGACACAAGAAATTCGCGTACGATACGCACCGTCGCCGACGGGGCATCTGCATATTGGAAATGCAAGAACGGCCTTATTTAATTATTTATATGCCCGCAATTTGGGCGGAAAGTTTATTATCCGCATCGAAGATACGGATGTGAAGCGCAATATTGCCGGCGGAGAAGAAAGCCAGCTCACTTATTTGAAATGGCTCGGCATTGACTGGGATGAAAGCATCGACGTTGGCGGCGACTACGGTCCTTACCGTCAGACGGAGCGTCTTGATATTTACGAAAAATATTGGCAGGATTTGCTGGATCGCGGCCTGGCTTACCGCTGCTACTGCACCGAAGAGGAGCTGGAGCGTGAGCGCGAGGAGCAGACAGCCCGGGGCGAAACGCCGCGTTATTCCGGACTGCATCGCAATCTGACAGATGAGCAGCGCACGGCATTTGAGGCAGAAGGCCGCGTGCCAAGCATTCGTTTCCGCGTGCCGGAAGGCCGCACCTACAAATTTGACGATGTCGTAAAAGGGGAAATCAGCTTTGATACGGCGGAAACAGGCGATTTTGTCATTGTGAAAAAAGATGGCATCCCGACGTACAACTTTGCCGTTGCGCTGGATGACCACCTGATGAAAATTAGCCACGTGCTGCGGGGCGAAGACCACATTTCCAACACGCCGCGCCAATTGATGATTTATGAAGCATTTGGCTGGGAGCCGCCTCGCTTTGGTCATATGACGCTGATCGTTAACGAAACTCGCAAAAAGCTCAGCAAGCGCGATGAGTCGATTATCCAATTCATTGAGCAATACGATTCGCTGGGCTATTTGCCAGAGGCGATGTTCAACTTTATTACGCTGCTCGGCTGGTCGCCGGAAGGCGAGCAGGAGATCTTCACCCGTGAGCAATTAATTGAAGTATTCAATGCTGAGCGTCTCAGCAAAAGCCCGGCCGTATTCGATACGCAGAAGCTGAGCTGGATGAACAATGAATACTTGAAGAAAACAGATTTGGCGCGCGTCGTCGAGATGTGCCTGCCGCATTTGGTTAAAGCTGGCCGCGTATCTGAGCAGTTGGATGAAGCTGGCCGCGCATGGGTGAGCAGTCTCGTAGCGTTGTACCAGGACAAGCTGCGTTATGCAGCGGAAATCGTACCGCATACCGAGATTTTCTTCCAAGAGGCTGCCCAAGATGAAGAAGAAGCGACGACTGTGCTTGCAGAAGAGCAGGTGCCTGTCGTGCTTGCGGCTTTCCTCGCACAAGTAGAAGCAACTCCAGCCGAGGCATTTGATGAAGGCAGCGTGAAGGCTTCCATTAAAACGGTGCAAAAGGATACCGGCTTCAAAGGCAAACAGCTGTTTATGCCTATCCGTGCCGCTTTGACCGGACAGACGCATGGACCGGACTTGAACCAATCCATCGTGCTGCTTGGCCAAGCGAAAGTCATCGCGAGACTGAACGAGCGGTTGGGCCGCTAGGCTTGCTGCACGGAGAGAAGGCTGCGGCGCGAGTATTCGCGCTGGGCGTACTCTTTTTCACTATACGATTACGGCCGGACACAATGCCTCTTGTCACATAAGGGTGGATTGGGTATACTAGGGCTACTATTAGGAAGTTTACAGTTAACAAGCTATGAACAGGAAAAGTACGTTTTGCTGGATTTGCAGAGAGGACAACCGTCATTGCATCCAGGCCGGGTTACCCGCGGCTATTGGACAATGTAGCTGCAAGTTGTCTAATTCGGCGGGCGGAAAATTGCACCTGGGAGCTTTGTTCCGAGCCAGAGGCCCGAACAGCTGTCATGGAACGAGAGAAGTTTCGTTCGCATGCTGCGTCGGCGGCGCTTGTGGGGTAGGCGGCAACGTAGGCCTGCGTTAAAGGCTTTGAGATGGATAGCAGCTGAGCTATCTGGCAGCCATAGGTTGAAGCGGGCGAAGGCAGAAATGCCGAAGCTTGCTGCGAGCGGCGCAGATATGTTGTCAGGCTATTCAAGCAGAGTGGGACCGCGATTGAACACACGCCTCTGCAGCATGCAAATGCTGTGGGGGCTTTTTTATATGGATATGCGGCGGCCAGCTAGGCAGGACTAAGGAGCTGCGAGGAAATTAGCGTAAATCATTTCGTCGCAGTCTCTAAGAGGGGCAGCGGCCTGCTGGCTTGAGAGGAGATAAGCTGATGTTTCGCCATATTCGTTCAGATATTGAAGCGGTATTCGAAAATGATCCGGCCGCCAGAAGTCGCTTTGAGGTCGTCTTCACTTATTCCGGCCTGCATGCGATTTGGGCGCATCGGGCAGCGCATTATTTTTTTCGTCACAAATGGTTTACGGTTGCGCGTATCATATCTCAATTCAGCCGTTTTATGACGGGCATTGAAATTCACCCAGGCGCTACGATTGGCGAACGGCTGTTCATCGACCACGGGATGGGCATTGTCATCGGCGAAACATGCGAAATTGGCAATGATGTCGTCATTTATCAAGGGGTCACGCTTGGCGGTACGGGCAAGGAGAAGGGCAAGCGCCATCCGACCATCGGCAACAATGTCGTTATTGGCTCGGGCTCGAAGGTGCTGGGATCGTTCAAAATTGGCGATAATTCAAATGTAGGCTCGAATGCCGTTGTGCTGCGCGAGGTACCGCCTAATTGTACGGTTGTTGGCAACCCCGGCAGAGTGGTGAAACGAAATGGCGAGCGGGTGAAGGACAGATTGGAGCACAACCAGCTGCCTGACCCGGTTATCGAAATGCTGCGGGATATGCAAAATGAAATTGATCGTTTGAAAACAGAGTTGAAAGAGCTCAGGGAGCCTGTAACTGGAGGGGAATATCGAAAATGACGCTACATCTATATAACACGCTGACCCGCACGAAGGAAGCTTTTGAATCGCAGGAGCCGGATAAAGTTAAAATGTACGTTTGCGGGCCGACGGTATACGATTATATTCACGTTGGAAATGCAAGGCCGGTTATTTTCTTCGATGTCGTTCGGAGATATTTGGAGAGCACAGGTTATGAGGTTGATTATGTAGTCAACTTTACGGACGTGGATGATAAATTGATCCGCAAAGCGGAAGAGCTGGGATCTACCGTTCCAGAAGTGGCAGAGACCTTCATCGCGGCATTCAATGCGGATCTCGAAGCGCTTGCGGTGCATAAGGCAACGCTGAGCCCGCGCGTAACGGAGCATATTCCGGAAATCGTCGAATTTATTCAAGGCCTGCTGGACAAAGACATCGCTTATGAGAGCGAAGGCGATATTTATTTCCGCACCGCGAAGTTCGAGGACTATGGCAAGCTGTCGCATCAAAATCTGGAGGAGCTGCAATTCGGCATTCGGATTGAGGTAGGCGACCGCAAGGAGAATCCGCAGGATTTTGTGCTGTGGAAAGGGGCAAAGCCAGGCGAGATTTTCTGGGAAACTCCTTGGGGACCGGGCCGTCCCGGCTGGCATATCGAATGCTCGGCGATGGCGCGCAAATATCTCGGAGACACGCTTGATATTCATGGCGGCGGACACGACTTGCAGTTCCCGCATCATGAATGCGAGGTTGCACAATCGGAAGCATTAACGGGCAAGCCACTCGCGAATTATTGGATGCATAACGGCTATATTAACATTGATAATGTGAAAATTTCCAAGTCGCTTGGCAACGGAATCTCCGTACATGAGCTTGTAAAGCAAGTGAAGCCGCAAGCCATTCGTTATTTTGTTTTGTCGGGACACTATCGCAGCCCGCTTAATTTCAATGAAGAAGCGCTGAAGCAAGCAGTGAACAGCGTGGAGCGCATCGCGAACAGCGCATCCAATTTGCGCCATCGCCTGCAAGTGCTGGAGAGCGCGGAGCAGACGGGAGCTGCGGTTGCGGCGTTCGAGCTTGATGCTCGCTTGGCGGAAATTATGAGCGTATTTGAATCGAAAATGGACGATGATTTCAATACGCCGGATGCGATTACCGCAGTCTTTGATCTGGTTGGCGAAGCGAATCAATATTTGAATCGCGCAGATGTGAGTGCCGAGGGCGTGCAGGCTTTTCTGGATGTGCTGGAGCAAATGGACGAGGTGCTTGGCTTAATTCCGCCACAGTCGGCCGAAGCGGATCTGCTTGATGAGGAGATTGAGCAGCTGATTGTCGAAAGAACGGAAGCGCGCCAGTCGAAAAACTGGGCTAGAGCAGACGAAATTCGCGATTTGCTGACAGAGAAAGGCATCGCTCTTGAGGATACGCCGCAAGGCATCCGTTGGCGCCGCCTATGAGTGAACCGCATAACAGCGAGGCGCTAGCGAACGATTTATTGTTTTACTCGCCTTCGAAAAAAACAAACCTGCTGAATCCCGTCGTGCTCGCCTATGTGGGCGACAGTGTGTTCGAGCTGCTGGTTCGCCAGTATTTGGTGTCGCTGCCGAATCACAAGCCGCATCACCTGCACCGCGAAGCGACGGGCATCGTCTCGGCCAAGGCGCAGCGGCGGATTTTGCTGGAGCACTGGCAGCCGCTGCTGACCGAGGAAGAGGCAGATGTGGTGCGGCGCGGACGCAATACGAAGTCAGGTGCGCCGCCAAAAAATGCTGACCCCGCCGATTATCGTCAAGCTACCGCGCTTGAATGTCTCGTTGGGTATTTATATTATGAAGGCCGCATTCAGCGCTTGCATGAGTTATTCGCCTGTGCGATTGCAGCAAGAGAAGACGGAGAGGAACGGCCGGCACAGCCAGCCGCCCCTCCCACCGCAGCCAAGAAAACAAAGGAGGGCGAATAATGACTGAGACTACCCCGCAAGATGAAATTATTGCTGGCAAGCATCCCGTACTGGAGGCGCTTCGTTCCGGGCGTGAAATCAATAAAATTTGGATCGCCGAAGGCGCCCAGAAGAGCATGACACAGCCGATTACGGCAGAGGCGAAAAAAAGCGGAATTATCGTGCAATTTGTCGATAAAAGGAAGCTTGATGGCATGGCCGAGGGCGTTCAGCATCAAGGCGTTATTGCGCAGGCGGCTGCTTTTCGCTACGCCGAGATTGAAGAAATATTAGAAGCGGCGCGCAGCCGCAATGAGACGCCTTTTATTTTGCTGCTGGATGAAATTGAGGACCCTCATAATTTGGGCTCCATTCTGCGGACCGCGGAATGCACCGGCGTTCATGGCGTTATTATTCCGAAGCGCCGCGCGGTCGGATTAACGGCTACCGTCTCCAAAACGTCGGCGGGAGCGGCGGAATATGTGCCGGTTGCCCGCGTGACAAACCTGGCGCAAACGATTGATCGGCTCAAGGAAGAAGGCATATGGATAGCAGGTACGGATGTCAGTGCCAAGCAGGAAATTTATTCGATGAAATTCGACATGCCGCTTGCTGTCGTCATCGGCAATGAAGGCAAAGGGATTGGCCGCCTCATCAAAGAAAAATGCGATTTTCTGGTGAAGCTTCCGATGCAGGGCCAGCTTAATTCGCTGAATGCCTCCGTTGCTGCGGGCGTGTTCATGTACGAAGTGGTTAGACAGCGCCGGAGCGTTTAAAGCATGAAACGGCGTGACGATATTTTGCTAGTGGATGGCTACAACATGATTGGGGCCTGGCCCGTGCTGGAAAAGCTGAAAGCCATCGATCTCGAGGAAGCAAGGGACAAGCTGCTTGATATGCTCGCGGATTATCAGGGGTTTACCGGCATGGCGGTCTATGTCATTTTCGATGCGCATCAGGTGCCTGGGCTTGGAGCGACCTTTAAGCACCATAAGCTGACAATTGTGTATACGAAGGAAAAGGAAACAGCGGATGAATGCATTGAGCGTATGGTAGTTGAGCTGTTTCAAAA from the Paenibacillus sp. BIHB 4019 genome contains:
- a CDS encoding PIN/TRAM domain-containing protein gives rise to the protein MVRRIIQLIGIMLGAMAGRELHSMTSLSGLWAEPSIGMLEHSGTYYMNVGIGALCGVILATLAANPLIRLMQRGAEQTSAMPVKDLLASAAGLFVGLLLSVLLYPAVSDIGGIGVMLPAIMALLFGYLGVRIAWNKRDELTEKLIELWNQRKAAPAIDETSGFEEHKILDTSVIIDGRIADICKTGFIEGTLVIPEFVLEELQHIADSSDLLKRNRGRRGLDILNKIQKELDVRVLIYEGDFEEISEVDSKLVKLAKALHGKVVTNDFNLNKVCELQGVSVLNINDLANAVKPVVLPGEEIIVQVIKDGKEHGQGVAYLDDGTMIVVEGGREYIGTTMEVLVTSVLQTSAGRMIFAKPKLLEKAQ
- the ispD gene encoding 2-C-methyl-D-erythritol 4-phosphate cytidylyltransferase, with product MGAKWGVVVVAAGRGSRMGTKESKQYLEMQGKPIIVHTLELFASLDNLAEIIVVVGADDVGRVGELVKRFGIAKVKAVVAGGSERQHSVYSGIQALSPAIEWVMVHDGVRPLVTAAAVGACCSVAEREGAAVLAVPVKDTIKQVGDNGLIVSTPDRRSLWAIQTPQAFRRELLVRAHELAHAEGFLGTDDAMVVERMGAPVAVAEGDYTNIKITTPEDLPWAEFLLAKRERGER
- the ispF gene encoding 2-C-methyl-D-erythritol 2,4-cyclodiphosphate synthase, with product MIRVGQGFDVHQLVEGRPCIIGGVTIPYEKGLLGHSDADVLLHAITDAILGALALGDIGKHFPDTDPEFKDADSLKLLVNIWGLVKERGYKLGNIDSTIIAQRPKMLPFIPQMAEIIAGALEADVSQVNVKATTTEQLGFTGRGEGIAAQSVVCLIKDVI
- the gltX gene encoding glutamate--tRNA ligase gives rise to the protein MTQEIRVRYAPSPTGHLHIGNARTALFNYLYARNLGGKFIIRIEDTDVKRNIAGGEESQLTYLKWLGIDWDESIDVGGDYGPYRQTERLDIYEKYWQDLLDRGLAYRCYCTEEELEREREEQTARGETPRYSGLHRNLTDEQRTAFEAEGRVPSIRFRVPEGRTYKFDDVVKGEISFDTAETGDFVIVKKDGIPTYNFAVALDDHLMKISHVLRGEDHISNTPRQLMIYEAFGWEPPRFGHMTLIVNETRKKLSKRDESIIQFIEQYDSLGYLPEAMFNFITLLGWSPEGEQEIFTREQLIEVFNAERLSKSPAVFDTQKLSWMNNEYLKKTDLARVVEMCLPHLVKAGRVSEQLDEAGRAWVSSLVALYQDKLRYAAEIVPHTEIFFQEAAQDEEEATTVLAEEQVPVVLAAFLAQVEATPAEAFDEGSVKASIKTVQKDTGFKGKQLFMPIRAALTGQTHGPDLNQSIVLLGQAKVIARLNERLGR
- the cysE gene encoding serine O-acetyltransferase, which gives rise to MFRHIRSDIEAVFENDPAARSRFEVVFTYSGLHAIWAHRAAHYFFRHKWFTVARIISQFSRFMTGIEIHPGATIGERLFIDHGMGIVIGETCEIGNDVVIYQGVTLGGTGKEKGKRHPTIGNNVVIGSGSKVLGSFKIGDNSNVGSNAVVLREVPPNCTVVGNPGRVVKRNGERVKDRLEHNQLPDPVIEMLRDMQNEIDRLKTELKELREPVTGGEYRK
- the cysS gene encoding cysteine--tRNA ligase translates to MTLHLYNTLTRTKEAFESQEPDKVKMYVCGPTVYDYIHVGNARPVIFFDVVRRYLESTGYEVDYVVNFTDVDDKLIRKAEELGSTVPEVAETFIAAFNADLEALAVHKATLSPRVTEHIPEIVEFIQGLLDKDIAYESEGDIYFRTAKFEDYGKLSHQNLEELQFGIRIEVGDRKENPQDFVLWKGAKPGEIFWETPWGPGRPGWHIECSAMARKYLGDTLDIHGGGHDLQFPHHECEVAQSEALTGKPLANYWMHNGYINIDNVKISKSLGNGISVHELVKQVKPQAIRYFVLSGHYRSPLNFNEEALKQAVNSVERIANSASNLRHRLQVLESAEQTGAAVAAFELDARLAEIMSVFESKMDDDFNTPDAITAVFDLVGEANQYLNRADVSAEGVQAFLDVLEQMDEVLGLIPPQSAEADLLDEEIEQLIVERTEARQSKNWARADEIRDLLTEKGIALEDTPQGIRWRRL
- a CDS encoding ribonuclease III domain-containing protein, which translates into the protein MSEPHNSEALANDLLFYSPSKKTNLLNPVVLAYVGDSVFELLVRQYLVSLPNHKPHHLHREATGIVSAKAQRRILLEHWQPLLTEEEADVVRRGRNTKSGAPPKNADPADYRQATALECLVGYLYYEGRIQRLHELFACAIAAREDGEERPAQPAAPPTAAKKTKEGE
- the rlmB gene encoding 23S rRNA (guanosine(2251)-2'-O)-methyltransferase RlmB — translated: MTETTPQDEIIAGKHPVLEALRSGREINKIWIAEGAQKSMTQPITAEAKKSGIIVQFVDKRKLDGMAEGVQHQGVIAQAAAFRYAEIEEILEAARSRNETPFILLLDEIEDPHNLGSILRTAECTGVHGVIIPKRRAVGLTATVSKTSAGAAEYVPVARVTNLAQTIDRLKEEGIWIAGTDVSAKQEIYSMKFDMPLAVVIGNEGKGIGRLIKEKCDFLVKLPMQGQLNSLNASVAAGVFMYEVVRQRRSV
- a CDS encoding NYN domain-containing protein encodes the protein MKRRDDILLVDGYNMIGAWPVLEKLKAIDLEEARDKLLDMLADYQGFTGMAVYVIFDAHQVPGLGATFKHHKLTIVYTKEKETADECIERMVVELFQKRRHLYVATSDLVEQHVAFAHGALRLSARELLIEIEQNRKQIELTLREETKSRRNTVDNSLSLEIRMQLERLRRGKK